GATAAGGCGATGGGAAATATCCAGTCAGCCACGTTTGCTGTAACGGTAATTGTTGTTATTCTCGGCGCAATTATCGCAAAGGACCTAACAAATGAACAATTCAACTTGTTGATTTTGCTGGGTGTGGCATTTCAATCCGTTCAGCTGTTGTTGATTTTATTTGTTAAAAATCCCGAGAACCAGGGCAATTATCAAGGTAATCCGCTTCACCAGGTTAAAGAAGGGCTGGTCGTGATAAAAAAAGCACCACAAGTCCTGTGGATGTTTTTAAATATAACGCTTGTCTTTATTCCGACAGCTGCCATTTTTGATAAGTTCAGCGATAAACTGCTTGTTGACGCGGGGATGGAGGTTTATTTGATTGGCTTTGTCTTTGCAGGACTGGCGATTATGAGCTTTTTCTTCTCACGCTCAATCGGCTGGATGACATCACGTGTATCACGGATTGTCCTGCTTTACGTAACTGGCGGCCTGGGAGTAGTGGGATTGTTGATTGTTGCTTTCTTCAGGGAAACATTGTGGATTCTCCTGGGGGCGATGATTTTGCTTCAGTTTATCCAGACTGTCCGTTACCCTATATATTCACAGTTGGCAAACGACACCATTCCATCAAATGTCCGGGCAACAACGATATCACTTTTGTCCATTATCGATTCAGTTTGTGATCTGATTATCTTCAGCAGTATAGCCGGAGTAGCAGTGTTCGGGTTCAGGGAGCTATTTTTAGCATCAGCAGCAATTGCCTTGTTAGGCAGTCTATTGCCAATCAAGCCTGTTACAACTACGATAAATAAAAAAACAGAAAAAGCATCTTAGGGTGCTTTTTCTTTTATCCCCACTTTTCCTGCAGTTGCCTTATCTCCTCTTCACGTGTAATCCCCTCTTCTTTTGGGGTTTGCAAAAGCGTGACATGTATCAAGACAAGAACCGATTTTTTCAGGACGTTTACATATACTGCGCACCTTTACCAGCTCTTCCAATGTTGTTCCCATCGTTGCTGCACTATTTTCAATGAGAATTTTGCAGACCACTCCATTACTGCGGTAAAGTTTTTAGGGTTCACATTAATCGATTTTTCCCGATTTATAATTACATCTGTTATTGTTTTTTCCACTGATTTTTTTACTGAGTAAGTTTTTATAATTCTCCATTTCCGGTAGTTCAGGCATAGTGAACCTCCATTACATACGCTTGAAATCTTATTATGTCCGGAATATGTGCTTTGATACGGTATACTCCAAAGCTGTCTTGTCTCAATCACAAAACCATATTAAAAATTGACCGGAGTTCATAAAATAGACACATTTTATAAAGGGAATTCCAACTAATACAGCGAATATATAAAATAGCCTTATATGGAAGGAAGTGTTTCATTGAACTCCCCGATAATTTTAAAACCCCGTGACATTCCACGTGAAATGCTGCAGACCGAAGCATTGAGTCGGAGGCTGGCACCCCGCCACTTTAAAAAGAACGATGTCGATCAGGATGCAAAAAATCTCCGTGCAGGCTACAATGGTGAAAAATCGTTGGACTTTACGTTAAACTTCCTGGGTGGGTCCTACCATATTCTCCATAACTTACGAATCCGTGATATAAATGATTTTTTTCAGATGGATACATTAATACCCTCCATTAAATTTATTCTCATTAGTGAAGTGAAAAATATTGCGGGCACCGTTATCTATGACGAATTCGGCCAAACCATCCGAATCTCAAAAAATGGCGAAGAGAAGAATCTTGGTAACCATATGGAACAGGTAAATCTTCAGCATCTGCGTCTTCAGCGGTTTATCAGAGAGCATAATTTCCCCGCAATACCAATCGAAAAGCTCATAGTCTACAGCGATCCAAAAACTATTATTAAAAATATCACCAACAATAAATTTATCAGGGATACTGTCATCCATAAGGAACAATTCCTTACCAAATTAAATGAATTTGCTGCTATACATAAGACAGCATCAGTCACATTGAAACAACTGGAACTTCTTTCTGCCACGTTAATCAAAGCACATACACCTAAAGAGATTGATATTATGGAAAAATATAGGGCATCTATCGAAGACCTATTACTTGGCGTTTTTTGCCCGAAATGTGGAGCGCTGCCAATGCAGTGGATGAATGCAAAATGGAATTGTAATCAGTGTGGAGCTGCCTCAAAGACTGCGCATATTCCAGCCTTGAAAGATTATAGTTTGCTGTTTGGAAACATGATTAATAATCGCCAGGCGAGGGAATTTTTGAAACTTGGCAACATACACACAGCAAAAAGAATACTTATTCAGTTCAAACAGGTTGGAAATACAAGCGCAAGAAAGTATATTCTACACTTTTAAGGTGCAAAAATGAAGTTAAATTGAAAAATGCTAAAGTTTAATGCAAAAACGCTAAAGTTATAGGTAAAAGCGCTAAAGATTTGGACTAAAACGCTAAAGATCAGCTCAAAAACGCTAAAGTTTGAAATTTAAAAGCCATAATCCGGTGAAAAACCCGGATTATGGCTTGCACGATAATCGTTTAAAGCACAACGTCCTTCTGCAATTCCCTCAACAATCCAATAATCTCATTCGTTCTACCATTCAATTCAGCCATCATTTCATTCGCATCTCGTTTGTTTCCCTGCGTAATAGAATGTTTTACATCTTCAACCAGCGCATGAAATTCCCGGTGCGGTTTTTCAATCGCTTTAAAAGATGGCAACGTTGCAAATGATCCCTGTTTCATCTCTTCGTACCACTTGCCAAATCGGCATTCATCATGTTTAACTTCCTTTAATTCTTCAATAGAATGATAGCCTAATAAGGCATTATAAGCCCACCACTGATATAGGGAATGTTCAGTCTGAACTACTCGGATCAATTGTTCCGGTGTCAGTTCAGGAATACTTTTAATTGTGTTTTTCCTTAATTCATCAACTTCTGAGCTAACCTGGTAAATGGATTCACCGGTTTCTCCGGCATGAAGTTTAATGTTTTCCGTGTGTTTATGTACATTTTCCATCCGATCCGTTATGTCCTGAGTAGCTGATGTCTGTTCCTGCGTAATAGCCGCAATATTGCTGATCGACTCACCAACCTGATTAATTTGTTTCGTCATTAAGCCAATGACCTCGATCGATTGTCTGGCATGGCCCACCCGGTCCTGCAGTGACGCTGACATACCTTTAACCTCACCTGCTACTTCATTCGAATTCTCCTGGATTTGGTTAATGGTTGTTGAAATTTGTTCAACGGATGTTTTGGTTTGCTCCGCTAGTTTCCGGACTTCATCAGCTACCACAGCAAATCCCTTTCCATGTTCACCTGCACGTGCCGCTTCGATACTCGCATTTAACGCCAACAGATTCGTCTCATCGGCAATATCTTTAATGAACTCAATCACTTTCGTTGTACTCGACATGTGATCGATTAAATTATCAATTTTTTCTTTTGTAGTTGTAAACTCGCTTGCTATGTCCAGAAAACCATTTAATGTTCCTTCGATGACCTTTTGACCTTCTTCAGCTTCCTTTGCCGTTTTCTCTGCATTTTTTGCAACATCTTCCGCATTTTTGGTTACCTGCTCGATTGATGCACTCAATTCCTGTGCAGCGGCACTGACACTTGATGTCTCATCAACCGTTGAATCAACACTTTCAGCCAGAACTTTCATTTTATCTGCACCAATAACATATTCCATTACCTTACTTATATTTTGAACAAGGAGATAGTCATTCGCCTCCTGGGTTGAGCCAATAACGACCAATGTGTCAAAAGTTATGATGCGAATCAGCGAAAGGATTATGTCTGATAGTGTCCCCGGTGAATGGCGGTACTTTTTCACAATAATCGGCAGTAAATATTCGTAAACCCGTAAATAAGAACCAATATACCATTCATCCGTTAAACCAATCCGGCTATGTACCCGACCGATTTTCTTCCTGTATGCAACATATTCTTCAGTGAATTTCGGCCTGGTTAACTCTCTGAAATACTTTGTGATTGTCGCTGTGTATCTTTCATAGTAAGAGTTTTGCTCCAAAATCTCTTTAATCTCAGGAATTTTCATGATCATCTGATAATGACGTTCAGCCATTTCGGCAGCATGCGCTTCCATGAGATCATCAATTTTCTTTACATTTTCAAAGTCCTGATCGGTAATTTGAAGAAGCTTCAGTAATTCGTTGATTCGATTGCTGACATCTTCTATTGTATAAGCATCGTCCTTCAGCTCGGCAACTGCTTCTTTTTTTGACTTGGTTAATAACATCATTGACCCCCACCTTGTCAGAAGTATTCTATTTAAGTATATATCAAACTATGTAGTTTAGATATTATATCGGTTTTTTTCAGGCAAAGATAAACCACTATCGTGTATGAGTTTTTCGCAACTACAATCACAAAAAATGTAACAACCAGCCAAAACGTTTATAATAAAATTTGCAATATATTAAAGAAAGATTCAAGGAGTGAAGCACCAATGAACACATCAATTCGCATGCTGCACAGTAATGACTATCCACACCTGGAAGCGATGGACACGGGCATTGAAGATGACTATGTCAAACGTGTTTTTAATAGACTCGCAACAGGAAATAACTTCCTTTATGGATTATTCCTGGATAACGGCCAGATGGTAAGCATTGGTGGTATTTCGATTTATGCAGGGCATTATGCAATGCTGGGACGACTGAGAAGTGACCGCCGATTTGCGGGAAAGGGATATTCGACAATGCTGATGGAGTATATGATGAATGAAGCATTCCAGATGAGCGGCGTACAGTGGGTAGGTGCAAATACGCAAGAAAACAATACATCCGCACGGCGGGTGATCGAAAAAGTCGGTCTATCTCCATATACGATGATGCATGGTGCGATTACAAAGGATACATCTGCACTGGAATCCGGTGCTAAACCATGGAACCCCATTACTGATCTCGAGCGAAAAAAAGATTGGATAGACGAAATGTATATTAAACCATCATCGGTTTTTCCATACGAATGCTATTACACCTTTCCAAGTTCAAAGGAGCTATTTCAGGAGCATGATTTGGAGGAATGGTCTTTTTATGAAAATGACGCACAAACACGGGTGCTCATTACAAAAACGGATCGAAAAAAACACCATTATTTGCATGCCGTTTATCCGTGGAGTGACATTACTTCGCAAAAAGGGCTTTGGGAAACCATTTCGAATGATTACTGGAAGTTCGCAAAGCAGACTGACGGCGAAACATACATATGGATGGATTTAACGAAAGAGGAGGCAGCATCCCTCCCAGCCGGGCACCAATTCAATCTGCCTTCCCCGTGGATTTTGTATGGAATCAATAAATCGAGTTGGCTGACGCTGAAGGAGATGGCCTAA
The genomic region above belongs to Virgibacillus doumboii and contains:
- a CDS encoding GNAT family N-acetyltransferase, which gives rise to MNTSIRMLHSNDYPHLEAMDTGIEDDYVKRVFNRLATGNNFLYGLFLDNGQMVSIGGISIYAGHYAMLGRLRSDRRFAGKGYSTMLMEYMMNEAFQMSGVQWVGANTQENNTSARRVIEKVGLSPYTMMHGAITKDTSALESGAKPWNPITDLERKKDWIDEMYIKPSSVFPYECYYTFPSSKELFQEHDLEEWSFYENDAQTRVLITKTDRKKHHYLHAVYPWSDITSQKGLWETISNDYWKFAKQTDGETYIWMDLTKEEAASLPAGHQFNLPSPWILYGINKSSWLTLKEMA
- a CDS encoding methyl-accepting chemotaxis protein, which encodes MMLLTKSKKEAVAELKDDAYTIEDVSNRINELLKLLQITDQDFENVKKIDDLMEAHAAEMAERHYQMIMKIPEIKEILEQNSYYERYTATITKYFRELTRPKFTEEYVAYRKKIGRVHSRIGLTDEWYIGSYLRVYEYLLPIIVKKYRHSPGTLSDIILSLIRIITFDTLVVIGSTQEANDYLLVQNISKVMEYVIGADKMKVLAESVDSTVDETSSVSAAAQELSASIEQVTKNAEDVAKNAEKTAKEAEEGQKVIEGTLNGFLDIASEFTTTKEKIDNLIDHMSSTTKVIEFIKDIADETNLLALNASIEAARAGEHGKGFAVVADEVRKLAEQTKTSVEQISTTINQIQENSNEVAGEVKGMSASLQDRVGHARQSIEVIGLMTKQINQVGESISNIAAITQEQTSATQDITDRMENVHKHTENIKLHAGETGESIYQVSSEVDELRKNTIKSIPELTPEQLIRVVQTEHSLYQWWAYNALLGYHSIEELKEVKHDECRFGKWYEEMKQGSFATLPSFKAIEKPHREFHALVEDVKHSITQGNKRDANEMMAELNGRTNEIIGLLRELQKDVVL
- a CDS encoding MFS transporter, coding for MEKNTLASHNISILFWTNLFGSAVFLQPVIALFYFSRGLDEALILWVMLFWSAGVLIGEIPTGMFADRYGAKRSFVIGAFLNIVSHGMLLWAFEPWMFFLSSILSGIAVTFFSGADEALIYESLKASGEENFMDKAMGNIQSATFAVTVIVVILGAIIAKDLTNEQFNLLILLGVAFQSVQLLLILFVKNPENQGNYQGNPLHQVKEGLVVIKKAPQVLWMFLNITLVFIPTAAIFDKFSDKLLVDAGMEVYLIGFVFAGLAIMSFFFSRSIGWMTSRVSRIVLLYVTGGLGVVGLLIVAFFRETLWILLGAMILLQFIQTVRYPIYSQLANDTIPSNVRATTISLLSIIDSVCDLIIFSSIAGVAVFGFRELFLASAAIALLGSLLPIKPVTTTINKKTEKAS
- a CDS encoding nuclease-related domain-containing protein, encoding MNSPIILKPRDIPREMLQTEALSRRLAPRHFKKNDVDQDAKNLRAGYNGEKSLDFTLNFLGGSYHILHNLRIRDINDFFQMDTLIPSIKFILISEVKNIAGTVIYDEFGQTIRISKNGEEKNLGNHMEQVNLQHLRLQRFIREHNFPAIPIEKLIVYSDPKTIIKNITNNKFIRDTVIHKEQFLTKLNEFAAIHKTASVTLKQLELLSATLIKAHTPKEIDIMEKYRASIEDLLLGVFCPKCGALPMQWMNAKWNCNQCGAASKTAHIPALKDYSLLFGNMINNRQAREFLKLGNIHTAKRILIQFKQVGNTSARKYILHF